The following coding sequences are from one Kushneria phosphatilytica window:
- the pdxA gene encoding 4-hydroxythreonine-4-phosphate dehydrogenase PdxA, producing MTERSDSPVIALTPGEPAGIGPELVARLACEPYERPVRLVAVADPHLMRERARSIGLALEVIELAADEPVPALVSGQLAVWPIALREPSRAGVLNPVNADYVLETLRIAAHACLSGQAAAMVTAPIHKGAIIEAGHIGFTGHTEFLRDLCGVEEVVMMLATRLGESALRVALATTHLPLKEVSQALTPALLEHVLMLLDQDLRRHFGIDQPLVRVCGLNPHAGEAGHLGREEIDVIIPVLEKLRRKGLAVEGPLPADTLFTPHHLEGADAILAMYHDQGLPVLKHAGFGRAANITLGLPLIRTSVDHGTALDLAGTGQADPGSLHVALDMALEMVHASPAR from the coding sequence GTGACCGAGCGATCGGATAGCCCGGTCATTGCCCTGACGCCAGGGGAGCCGGCTGGTATTGGCCCCGAGCTGGTGGCGAGGCTGGCCTGTGAGCCGTATGAACGGCCGGTCCGGTTGGTGGCGGTAGCCGATCCGCACTTGATGCGCGAACGGGCCCGCAGTATCGGGCTCGCCCTTGAAGTGATCGAACTTGCGGCGGATGAGCCGGTCCCCGCTCTCGTCAGCGGCCAGCTGGCAGTATGGCCGATAGCACTGCGTGAGCCATCCCGGGCGGGTGTGCTGAATCCCGTTAATGCCGATTATGTGCTGGAAACCCTGCGTATAGCAGCGCACGCCTGTCTATCGGGGCAGGCGGCTGCCATGGTGACAGCCCCGATTCACAAGGGGGCGATCATCGAGGCCGGGCATATCGGCTTTACCGGTCATACCGAGTTCCTGCGTGACCTCTGCGGCGTGGAAGAAGTGGTCATGATGCTGGCGACCCGTCTGGGCGAATCGGCCCTGCGCGTGGCGCTGGCGACCACTCATCTGCCACTGAAGGAGGTCAGTCAGGCGTTGACACCAGCGCTGCTTGAGCATGTGCTGATGCTCCTGGATCAGGACCTGCGACGTCATTTCGGTATCGACCAGCCACTGGTGCGGGTCTGTGGGCTCAATCCTCATGCTGGAGAAGCGGGGCACCTGGGCCGGGAGGAGATCGATGTCATTATTCCGGTGCTGGAAAAACTGCGCCGCAAGGGGCTTGCCGTAGAAGGGCCGCTCCCCGCGGACACCCTGTTTACACCGCATCATCTCGAGGGCGCCGATGCCATTCTGGCGATGTACCATGATCAGGGGCTACCGGTGCTCAAACATGCCGGTTTCGGCCGGGCGGCCAATATCACCCTGGGGCTCCCGCTGATTCGCACCTCGGTCGATCACGGCACTGCGCTGGATCTGGCTGGCACCGGTCAGGCAGATCCCGGCAGTCTGCATGTCGCCCTCGATATGGCGCTGGAGATGGTCCACGCCTCGCCCGCACGCTGA
- a CDS encoding peptidylprolyl isomerase codes for MKAGNLRNPRLAPLLALVMALVLTPLAHAEVKPLARIVAVVNDDAIMSTELDDRVRQVRSQLQSRNVPMPDDSELRHQVLQRMITEQIELQMAQRANLSVSDTQLNKALRSIAQNNDMTLDQFSQHLQKQGLSLGDVREQVRRELLINQVQQHEVAGQVNITDREVDQYLQNAGANANVQYHLGHILIAVPEAPTPQQAQAAKQKAQQLRERIESGKASFEQVAASQSDGSNALDGGDLGWRSGAELPTVFSDVVPDMSVGDVSQPIRSPSGYHLVKLLDKRGGGSADQQRDQVRRRLFERKVNDQLEAWTQEIRASAYIDNRLDEHGNTAGSSQ; via the coding sequence ATGAAAGCAGGCAACCTGCGCAACCCGCGTCTCGCACCGCTGCTGGCTCTGGTCATGGCGCTGGTGCTCACACCGCTGGCGCATGCCGAGGTCAAACCGCTGGCGCGCATCGTGGCTGTCGTCAACGATGATGCCATCATGTCGACCGAACTTGACGACCGCGTCAGGCAGGTTCGCAGTCAGCTGCAGAGTCGTAACGTGCCCATGCCGGATGACAGCGAACTGCGCCACCAGGTATTGCAGCGCATGATTACCGAACAGATCGAGTTGCAGATGGCGCAGCGTGCCAATCTCTCGGTCAGTGATACCCAGCTCAACAAGGCATTGCGTTCGATTGCCCAAAATAATGACATGACCCTGGATCAGTTCTCGCAGCATCTGCAAAAGCAGGGTCTGTCGCTGGGAGATGTACGTGAGCAGGTGCGCCGTGAATTACTGATCAACCAGGTGCAGCAGCATGAAGTGGCTGGTCAGGTCAATATTACTGATCGCGAGGTTGATCAGTATCTGCAGAATGCCGGTGCCAATGCCAATGTACAGTATCACCTGGGGCATATTCTGATCGCGGTGCCGGAGGCGCCTACGCCTCAGCAGGCGCAGGCGGCCAAACAGAAGGCCCAGCAGTTGCGCGAACGAATCGAATCGGGCAAGGCCAGCTTTGAGCAGGTAGCGGCCAGCCAGTCCGATGGTTCGAATGCCCTCGATGGCGGCGATCTGGGTTGGCGTAGCGGGGCCGAGCTGCCCACCGTTTTTTCTGATGTGGTACCTGACATGTCGGTAGGCGATGTCAGTCAGCCGATTCGCAGCCCCAGCGGCTATCACCTGGTCAAGCTGCTCGACAAGCGCGGTGGTGGCAGTGCCGATCAGCAGCGTGATCAGGTTCGTCGTCGTCTGTTCGAGCGCAAGGTCAATGATCAGCTTGAGGCCTGGACTCAGGAGATCAGAGCCTCGGCTTACATTGATAACCGTCTTGATGAGCACGGTAATACTGCGGGCAGTAGCCAGTGA